From a single Cyprinus carpio isolate SPL01 chromosome A3, ASM1834038v1, whole genome shotgun sequence genomic region:
- the LOC109046757 gene encoding polymerase delta-interacting protein 3-like isoform X2, with amino-acid sequence MADLSLDEVIRRRSFNARGVSNKRPIYGRGAGSVGRAFDARQKIGSSDVRQRLGVGGATGALQVKDAREKLGQKDARFRIQGRGGGASAVQDARQLINSRKQQQTPLSTTVQQTPVKPAGIPHIHIHNTGPRPQNTRVGVALQPGGGITKVVDARDRLSLKRSIPMASNQSAASLKITKTIQRPVGMTSGIRINVPSAAAPGSSAGAAAEDEEDEDDEAVIPNKQMKITTANNLQTRAGPVSLSAPITKVVKNDSYTPPAVSVPPARPPTQTLQPVSRTTVATQQTSGPTHTPAQPVFSPLEGTKIMVNNLHPRVTEEDIVELFCVCGALKRARLVKVGVAEVVFVRKEDAVSAYRKYNNRCLDGQPMKCNLHMRGSVITSEQPILLRLSDSPGAALQKDSASHSGSKVPGPEVDPQTILKALFKSSSQSGSETSGAHATAFRIKI; translated from the exons ATGGCGGACCTCTCTCTGGATGAAGTGATTCGTCGCCGCAGTTTTAACGCCAGAGGAGTCAGTAATAAGAG GCCCATATATGGCAGAGGGGCGGGGTCAGTGGGCAGGGCCTTCGACGCGCGTCAGAAGATTGGCAGCAGTGATGTCAGACAGCGGCTGGGCGTGGGCGGAGCTACAGGAG CGCTCCAGGTAAAGGATGCGAGAGAGAAGCTGGGACAGAAAGACGCGCGGTTCCGGATCCAGGGTCGAGGGGGCGGAGCCAGTGCGGTGCAGGACGCGCGGCAGCTGATCAACTCACGCAAACAGCAGCAGACGCCTCTGAGCACGACGGTCCAGCAGACGCCCGTCAAACCCGCGGGAATCCCTCACATCCACATCCACAACACCGGCCCCCGGCCCCAGAACACCAGAGTGGGTGTGGCCCTGCAGCCAGGAGGCGGGATCACAAAAGTAGTGGATGCACGCGATAGGTTGAGCTTAAAGAGGAGCATCCCGATGGCGTCCAATCAGAGCGCAGCGTCTCTGAAGATCACTAAAACCATCCAG AGGCCTGTGGGAATGACCAGCGGGATCCGGATCAACGTTCCCAGTGCAGCCGCTCCG GGTTCATCTGCTGGAGCTGCtgctgaggatgaggaggatgaggatgatgaagctGTGATACCTAACAAACAGATGAAGATCACTACAGCCAACAACCTGCAGACACGA gcgGGGCCTGTCTCTCTCTCGGCTCCCATCACTAAGGTGGTGAAGAACGACTCTTACACTCCCCCAGCAGTCTCAGTGCCCCCCGCCCGCCCCCCCACACAGACCCTACAGCCCGTCTCCAGGACGACCGTCGCCACGCAACAGACGAGcggccccacacacacacctgcacag ccTGTCTTCAGTCCTCTGGAGGGCACAAAGATTATGGTCAACAACCTTCATCCTCGAGTGACGGAGGAGGATATAGTG gagctgTTCTGTGTGTGCGGGGCGCTGAAGCGCGCGCGGCTGGTGAAGGTGGGCGTGGCTGAGGTGGTGTTTGTGCGTAAGGAGGATGCGGTCAGTGCCTACAGGAAGTACAACAACCGCTGCCTGGACG gtcAGCCGATGAAGTGTAACCTGCACATGCGGGGCAGTGTGATCACGTCAGAGCAGCCCATCCTCCT gagGCTGAGTGACTCGCCCGGCGCGGCGCTGCAGAAGGACTCGGCGTCTCACTCCGGCTCTAAGGTTCCGGGGCCCGAGGTGGACCCCCAGACCATCCTGAAGGCTCTGTTCAAGTCCTCCAGTCAGAGCGGCTCAGAGACGAGCGGAGCACACGCCACCGCCTTCCGCATCAAGatctga
- the LOC109058166 gene encoding ribosomal RNA-processing protein 7 homolog A-like, whose protein sequence is MAPSADQHARVIPGGFTVLSLRFSEDDAHAALHQLCVKEHRVRAESSTNRPLDRTLFVLNVPPYCTESVITEMFSRFGPVQSVELKERPGASEPSHSGLTKHFTDKHRQCFRVAYIVFRHASGVNAAKRHPENVPLVVSTAERPVRTGIHKWIQQYSDSLIKASSLQQDIDQFMNDYDRQKEEEAKRQNKEAEQQQEDEEGWVKVTKGSRGVKVRPHSETANERTLQKEKKKKERKELLNFYTWQHRNTQKEHIAELRKKFEEDKQRIAVLRAQRKFRPY, encoded by the exons ATGGCGCCGTCTGCAGATCAACACGCGCGAGTCATTCCTGGAGGCTTTACTG tgctgtCGCTGAGGTTCAGTGAGGATGACGCTCATGCTGCTCTTCATCAGCTGTGTGTTAAAGAGCACCGGGTCCGAGCCGAGTCCAGCACGAACCGACCGCTGGACCGAACACTGTTCGTGCTGAACGTTCCTCCGTACTGCACTGAG AGTGTTATTACAGAGATGTTCAGCCGCTTCGGCCCCGTCCAGTCAGTGGAGCTGAAGGAGAGACCAGGAGCGTCCGAGCCGAGCCACAGCGGCCTGACCAAACACTTCACAGACAAACACCGACAG tgtttcaGGGTGGCGTACATCGTCTTCAGAcacgcgtctggtgtgaacgcagccAAACGTCACCCGGAGAACGTCCCGCTCGTCGTCTCTACAGCCGAGAGACCCGTCAGGACCGGCATccaca agtGGATCCAGCAGTACTCAGACTCACTGATCAAAGCTTCATCACTACAGCAGGACATCGATCAGTTCATGAATGACTATGATAGACAGAAGGAGGAG GAGGCGAAGCGTCAGAACAAGGAGgcagagcagcagcaggaggatgaggagggtTGGGTGAAGGTGACGAAGGGCAGCCGCGGCGTGAAGGTCCGCCCACACAGCGAGACAGCCAATGAGAGGACACTtcagaaggagaagaagaagaaagagcgCAAGGAGCTGCTGAACTTCTACACGTGGCAGCACAGAAACACGCAGAAAGAAC
- the LOC109046757 gene encoding polymerase delta-interacting protein 3-like isoform X1: MADLSLDEVIRRRSFNARGVSNKRPIYGRGAGSVGRAFDARQKIGSSDVRQRLGVGGATGALQVKDAREKLGQKDARFRIQGRGGGASAVQDARQLINSRKQQQTPLSTTVQQTPVKPAGIPHIHIHNTGPRPQNTRVGVALQPGGGITKVVDARDRLSLKRSIPMASNQSAASLKITKTIQQRPVGMTSGIRINVPSAAAPGSSAGAAAEDEEDEDDEAVIPNKQMKITTANNLQTRAGPVSLSAPITKVVKNDSYTPPAVSVPPARPPTQTLQPVSRTTVATQQTSGPTHTPAQPVFSPLEGTKIMVNNLHPRVTEEDIVELFCVCGALKRARLVKVGVAEVVFVRKEDAVSAYRKYNNRCLDGQPMKCNLHMRGSVITSEQPILLRLSDSPGAALQKDSASHSGSKVPGPEVDPQTILKALFKSSSQSGSETSGAHATAFRIKI, from the exons ATGGCGGACCTCTCTCTGGATGAAGTGATTCGTCGCCGCAGTTTTAACGCCAGAGGAGTCAGTAATAAGAG GCCCATATATGGCAGAGGGGCGGGGTCAGTGGGCAGGGCCTTCGACGCGCGTCAGAAGATTGGCAGCAGTGATGTCAGACAGCGGCTGGGCGTGGGCGGAGCTACAGGAG CGCTCCAGGTAAAGGATGCGAGAGAGAAGCTGGGACAGAAAGACGCGCGGTTCCGGATCCAGGGTCGAGGGGGCGGAGCCAGTGCGGTGCAGGACGCGCGGCAGCTGATCAACTCACGCAAACAGCAGCAGACGCCTCTGAGCACGACGGTCCAGCAGACGCCCGTCAAACCCGCGGGAATCCCTCACATCCACATCCACAACACCGGCCCCCGGCCCCAGAACACCAGAGTGGGTGTGGCCCTGCAGCCAGGAGGCGGGATCACAAAAGTAGTGGATGCACGCGATAGGTTGAGCTTAAAGAGGAGCATCCCGATGGCGTCCAATCAGAGCGCAGCGTCTCTGAAGATCACTAAAACCATCCAG cagAGGCCTGTGGGAATGACCAGCGGGATCCGGATCAACGTTCCCAGTGCAGCCGCTCCG GGTTCATCTGCTGGAGCTGCtgctgaggatgaggaggatgaggatgatgaagctGTGATACCTAACAAACAGATGAAGATCACTACAGCCAACAACCTGCAGACACGA gcgGGGCCTGTCTCTCTCTCGGCTCCCATCACTAAGGTGGTGAAGAACGACTCTTACACTCCCCCAGCAGTCTCAGTGCCCCCCGCCCGCCCCCCCACACAGACCCTACAGCCCGTCTCCAGGACGACCGTCGCCACGCAACAGACGAGcggccccacacacacacctgcacag ccTGTCTTCAGTCCTCTGGAGGGCACAAAGATTATGGTCAACAACCTTCATCCTCGAGTGACGGAGGAGGATATAGTG gagctgTTCTGTGTGTGCGGGGCGCTGAAGCGCGCGCGGCTGGTGAAGGTGGGCGTGGCTGAGGTGGTGTTTGTGCGTAAGGAGGATGCGGTCAGTGCCTACAGGAAGTACAACAACCGCTGCCTGGACG gtcAGCCGATGAAGTGTAACCTGCACATGCGGGGCAGTGTGATCACGTCAGAGCAGCCCATCCTCCT gagGCTGAGTGACTCGCCCGGCGCGGCGCTGCAGAAGGACTCGGCGTCTCACTCCGGCTCTAAGGTTCCGGGGCCCGAGGTGGACCCCCAGACCATCCTGAAGGCTCTGTTCAAGTCCTCCAGTCAGAGCGGCTCAGAGACGAGCGGAGCACACGCCACCGCCTTCCGCATCAAGatctga